A genome region from Triticum aestivum cultivar Chinese Spring chromosome 2B, IWGSC CS RefSeq v2.1, whole genome shotgun sequence includes the following:
- the LOC123042848 gene encoding flavonoid O-methyltransferase-like protein Os11g0303600 produces MASSAELMQAEADLVRHSLGYLKSMALHSAVKLGVADALHRCGGSASLPDLLATLPLPPSKQPYLSRLMKVLATEGIFVAEEGVAVANGGDGATCVYHLNTMSRLLVNDAGINGGSAWKLSSCILMTTTRQIVGSALQLGQWFQSDGEATPFVMANGRPPYGVAAHDAEFNSVFNEAMAADSRYLADLVVRECGEVFDGITSLVDVAGGTGTMARAITKAFPHVKCSVLDLPHVIQGVSAQADNVEFVAGDMMEFIPPADRILLKYVLHNWSDEDCVKILTRCREAIAHGEKEGKVIIIDEVVGSSSQNILEAQLLMDMQMMSLFMAKERYEQDWNKIFTEAGFVNYKIRPILGVRSVIELYI; encoded by the exons ATGGCAAGCAGCGCCGAGCTTATGCAAGCTGAGGCCGACCTCGTGCGCCACTCCCTGGGCTACCTCAAGTCCATGGCATTGCACAGTGCTGTCAAGCTTGGAGTTGCTGATGCTCTCCACCGTTGTGGTGGCAGCGCCTCCTTGCCCGACCTGCTTgccaccctccccctccctccaaGCAAACAGCCCTACTTGTCACGCCTCATGAAGGTGCTAGCCACGGAAGGAATCTTTGTGGCCGAGGAGGGTGTGGCTGTCGCcaacggcggcgacggggcgacCTGCGTGTACCACCTAAACACAATGTCTCGCCTCCTCGTCAACGACGCTGGCATCAACGGCGGCAGCGCGTGGAAGCTGTCGTCGTGCATTCTCATGACTACTACGCGGCAGATTGTTGGATCCGCCCTGCAGCTGGGGCAGTGGTTCCAGAGCGACGGCGAGGCCACGCCGTTCGTGATGGCCAACGGCCGGCCCCCCTATGGCGTTGCTGCCCACGACGCCGAGTTTAACTCGGTGTTCAACGAGGCCATGGCGGCCGACAGCCGGTACCTGGCCGACCTCGTGGTCCGTGAGTGTGGTGAGGTGTTCGACGGGATAACCTCGCTGGTCGACGTCGCCGGCGGGACTGGTACGATGGCGAGGGCCATTACCAAGGCCTTCCCACACGTCAAGTGCTCAGTTCTTGACCTCCCACATGTGATCCAAGGCGTCTCGGCTCAGGCCGACAATGTGGAGTTTGTTGCTGGGGACATGATGGAGTTCATTCCACCTGCTGATCGCATTTTACTTAAG TATGTGCTGCATAACTGGAGCGACGAGGATTGCGTGAAGATCCTGACACGATGCAGAGAGGCCATTGCCCACGGAGAAAAAGAAGGGAAGGTCATCATCATCGATGAAGTGGTTGGATCTAGCTCGCAGAACATACTCGAAGCCCAGCTCTTGATGGATATGCAAATGATGTCATTATTTATGGCCAAAGAACGATATGAGCAAGACTGGAACAAGATATTCACGGAAGCAGGATTTGTGAATTACAAAATTCGACCTATCCTAGGGGTGCGATCGGTCATTGAACTCTACATATAA